In Brassica rapa cultivar Chiifu-401-42 chromosome A06, CAAS_Brap_v3.01, whole genome shotgun sequence, a single window of DNA contains:
- the LOC103874223 gene encoding uncharacterized protein LOC103874223 isoform X1, whose translation MRMENGHEDGLTHTFSKVGFEDSPENNLKHDNLLQVIKAVEAAETTIKQQVEENSRLKAELETSILELAKYKSDQSLPQTSNIGDHSNATTVSRLVHQPVDWEQNVIKASDADSSRTMVIHPHANANGEEDMVNGIDRGYIGGAGPSQFYSSSPMRTQLEGAHDTLINSSTHRVMPVGEVNDSGNARKQDLIHKVQEQEQEILQLRRYLTDCSVKEAQIRNEKYVLEKRIAYMRLAFDQQQEDLVDAASKALSYRQEIIEENIRLTYALQATQQERSTFVSYLLPLLSEYSLQPQVSDAQSIVSNVKVLFKHLQEKLLLTESKLKESEYQLAPWQSDVNHSNDSHLAPSRAAGVALTHSTKDSLYSHDQAATDWGSKRWHQDEPSSSTMGSYRLDGPNKFSSPVNGQSAAFEMPRQAGTSEDESSGWKQVDEAPTKHVKFREPPSKIVVDEAEGQSDTKNQPYVPAFDAPSSSNSPILSPVREEPSSSPSEGGDDDIDGPLPAIEDLQISGEPYPGHELQACGYSVNGTTSCNFEWVCHLEDGSVNYIDGAKQPNYLVTADDVDLYLAIEVQPLDDRNRKGELVKVFANENRKITCHPEMQSQIEKNLHSGHASYKVSVSTGFLDIWEEATLSIKREGYSIKCINNDIIAAEKFSSSNAVTIPFGQPEEFVIVASDGSEYSLRVDNGSADLSCSRDTIVLTLRLFNMRSLQRKKGKRRGFLFHK comes from the exons ATGAGGATGGAGAACGGCCATGAGGATGGACTTACCCATACATTTTCCAAAGTGGGTTTTGAAGATTCGCCCGAAAACAACCTTAAACACGATAACTTGTTGCAGGTCATCAAAGCTGTTGAAGCTGCTGAAACCACCATCAAGCAGCAG GTGGAGGAGAATAGCCGTTTAAAGGCTGAACTTGAGACAAGTATTCTGGAACTCGCTAAATAT AAATCAGATCAATCCTTGCCCCAAACTTCTAATATCGGAGATCACTCAAATGCTACTACTGTGTCTCGCCTGGTTCACCAGCCAGTTGACTGGGAGCAGAATGTGATCAAAGCTTCAGATGCTGATTCATCACGCACGATGGTTATTCACCCCCATGCGAATGCTAATGGCGAAGAAGATATGGTTAATGGCATTGACAGAGGATATATAGGTGGTGCTGGTCCCTCTCAGTTTTATTCATCATCTCCTATGAG GACGCAGTTGGAAGGAGCGCATGACACACTTATAAATTCATCTACTCATCGAGTAATGCCAGTTGGTGAAGTAAATGATTCGGGCAATGCTAGGAAGCAG GACCTCATTCACAAGGTCCAGGAACAAGAGCAAGAAATTTTACAATTGAGGAGATATCTTACTGACTGTTCTGTTAAG GAAGCTCAAATCCGCAATGAAAAATATGTTCTGGAAAAGCGAATTGCCTACATGCGTCTG GCATTTGATCAACAGCAAGAAGATCTTGTTGACGCTGCATCAAAAGCTCTCTCTTACAGACAAGAGATCATTGAGGAAAATATACGCCTAACATATGCCTTACAG GCTACACAGCAAGAGAGATCTACATTTGTATCGTACTTGTTGCCTCTTCTATCAGAGTATTCTCTACAACCACAGGTTTCTGATGCACAGTCTATTGTTAGCAATGTGAAG GTTCTGTTTAAGCATCTACAAGAGAAGCTCCTTCTTACTGAGTCAAAGTTAAAAGAGTCAGAATATCAATTAGCACCTTGGCAGTCAGATGTGAACCACTCAAATGATTCCCATTTGGCCCCATCTCGCGCAGCTGGTGTAGCGTTAACCCACTCA ACGAAGGATTCCCTATATTCCCATGACCAAGCAGCCACAGACTGGGGTTCAAAGCGCTGGCATCAAGATGAGCCAAGTAGCTCAACTATGGGGAGTTACCGTCTTGATGGTCCTAATAAGTTTTCATCTCCGGTGAACGG TCAATCAGCTGCCTTTGAGATGCCTCGGCAAGCAGGTACTAGTGAAGATGAATCTAGTGGTTGGAAGCAAGTAGACGAAGCTCCAACTAAGCATGTCAAATTTCGTGAGCCTCCTAGCAAGATAGTTGTGGACGAGGCAGAGGGACAGTCAGATACTAAAAATCAACCATATGTCCCTGCGTTTGATGCTCCTAGCTCCTCAAACTCTCCTATTTTGTCCCCCGTTCGTGAAGAACCATCGTCCTCCCCTTCTGAGG GTGGGGATGATGATATTGATGGCCCGTTACCAGCTATAGAGGATCTTCAAATTTCAGGAGAACCTTATCCTGGACATGAGCTTCAGGCTTGTGGTTACTCCGTTAATGGAACAACAAGCTGTAACTTTGAG TGGGTATGTCATCTAGAAGATGGATCTGTTAATTACATTGATG GAGCAAAGCAGCCAAATTATCTTGTCACTGCTGATGATGTTGATTTATATCTTGCCATTGAAGTTCAGCCTTTGGATGACAGGAACCGCAAG GGGGAGCTTGTCAAGGTCTTTGCCAATGAAAATCGGAAGATAACTTGCC ATCCAGAGATGCAGAGCCAAATAGAGAAGAATCTTCATAGTGGTCATGCTTCATACAAAGTTTCTGTTTCG ACTGGTTTCCTAGATATATGGGAAGAAGCTACGTTGTCTATAAAGAGAGAAGGTTACAGTATCAAGTGTATTAATAACGATATCATAGCTGCTGAAAAGTTCTCATCTTCTAATGCT GTAACAATTCCGTTTGGGCAGCCTGAAGAATTTGTTATAGTTGCTTCTGATGGTAGTGAATATTCCTTGCGAGTAGACAATGGATCAGCAGACCTTAGCTG TTCAAGAGATACAATAGTACTCACCCTGAGATTATTTAACATGAGG TCTCTACAGCGAAAGAAGGGAAAGAGGAGAGGATTTTTGTTTCacaaatga
- the LOC103874223 gene encoding uncharacterized protein LOC103874223 isoform X2, which yields MVIHPHANANGEEDMVNGIDRGYIGGAGPSQFYSSSPMRTQLEGAHDTLINSSTHRVMPVGEVNDSGNARKQDLIHKVQEQEQEILQLRRYLTDCSVKEAQIRNEKYVLEKRIAYMRLAFDQQQEDLVDAASKALSYRQEIIEENIRLTYALQATQQERSTFVSYLLPLLSEYSLQPQVSDAQSIVSNVKVLFKHLQEKLLLTESKLKESEYQLAPWQSDVNHSNDSHLAPSRAAGVALTHSTKDSLYSHDQAATDWGSKRWHQDEPSSSTMGSYRLDGPNKFSSPVNGQSAAFEMPRQAGTSEDESSGWKQVDEAPTKHVKFREPPSKIVVDEAEGQSDTKNQPYVPAFDAPSSSNSPILSPVREEPSSSPSEGGDDDIDGPLPAIEDLQISGEPYPGHELQACGYSVNGTTSCNFEWVCHLEDGSVNYIDGAKQPNYLVTADDVDLYLAIEVQPLDDRNRKGELVKVFANENRKITCHPEMQSQIEKNLHSGHASYKVSVSTGFLDIWEEATLSIKREGYSIKCINNDIIAAEKFSSSNAVTIPFGQPEEFVIVASDGSEYSLRVDNGSADLSCSRDTIVLTLRLFNMRSLQRKKGKRRGFLFHK from the exons ATGGTTATTCACCCCCATGCGAATGCTAATGGCGAAGAAGATATGGTTAATGGCATTGACAGAGGATATATAGGTGGTGCTGGTCCCTCTCAGTTTTATTCATCATCTCCTATGAG GACGCAGTTGGAAGGAGCGCATGACACACTTATAAATTCATCTACTCATCGAGTAATGCCAGTTGGTGAAGTAAATGATTCGGGCAATGCTAGGAAGCAG GACCTCATTCACAAGGTCCAGGAACAAGAGCAAGAAATTTTACAATTGAGGAGATATCTTACTGACTGTTCTGTTAAG GAAGCTCAAATCCGCAATGAAAAATATGTTCTGGAAAAGCGAATTGCCTACATGCGTCTG GCATTTGATCAACAGCAAGAAGATCTTGTTGACGCTGCATCAAAAGCTCTCTCTTACAGACAAGAGATCATTGAGGAAAATATACGCCTAACATATGCCTTACAG GCTACACAGCAAGAGAGATCTACATTTGTATCGTACTTGTTGCCTCTTCTATCAGAGTATTCTCTACAACCACAGGTTTCTGATGCACAGTCTATTGTTAGCAATGTGAAG GTTCTGTTTAAGCATCTACAAGAGAAGCTCCTTCTTACTGAGTCAAAGTTAAAAGAGTCAGAATATCAATTAGCACCTTGGCAGTCAGATGTGAACCACTCAAATGATTCCCATTTGGCCCCATCTCGCGCAGCTGGTGTAGCGTTAACCCACTCA ACGAAGGATTCCCTATATTCCCATGACCAAGCAGCCACAGACTGGGGTTCAAAGCGCTGGCATCAAGATGAGCCAAGTAGCTCAACTATGGGGAGTTACCGTCTTGATGGTCCTAATAAGTTTTCATCTCCGGTGAACGG TCAATCAGCTGCCTTTGAGATGCCTCGGCAAGCAGGTACTAGTGAAGATGAATCTAGTGGTTGGAAGCAAGTAGACGAAGCTCCAACTAAGCATGTCAAATTTCGTGAGCCTCCTAGCAAGATAGTTGTGGACGAGGCAGAGGGACAGTCAGATACTAAAAATCAACCATATGTCCCTGCGTTTGATGCTCCTAGCTCCTCAAACTCTCCTATTTTGTCCCCCGTTCGTGAAGAACCATCGTCCTCCCCTTCTGAGG GTGGGGATGATGATATTGATGGCCCGTTACCAGCTATAGAGGATCTTCAAATTTCAGGAGAACCTTATCCTGGACATGAGCTTCAGGCTTGTGGTTACTCCGTTAATGGAACAACAAGCTGTAACTTTGAG TGGGTATGTCATCTAGAAGATGGATCTGTTAATTACATTGATG GAGCAAAGCAGCCAAATTATCTTGTCACTGCTGATGATGTTGATTTATATCTTGCCATTGAAGTTCAGCCTTTGGATGACAGGAACCGCAAG GGGGAGCTTGTCAAGGTCTTTGCCAATGAAAATCGGAAGATAACTTGCC ATCCAGAGATGCAGAGCCAAATAGAGAAGAATCTTCATAGTGGTCATGCTTCATACAAAGTTTCTGTTTCG ACTGGTTTCCTAGATATATGGGAAGAAGCTACGTTGTCTATAAAGAGAGAAGGTTACAGTATCAAGTGTATTAATAACGATATCATAGCTGCTGAAAAGTTCTCATCTTCTAATGCT GTAACAATTCCGTTTGGGCAGCCTGAAGAATTTGTTATAGTTGCTTCTGATGGTAGTGAATATTCCTTGCGAGTAGACAATGGATCAGCAGACCTTAGCTG TTCAAGAGATACAATAGTACTCACCCTGAGATTATTTAACATGAGG TCTCTACAGCGAAAGAAGGGAAAGAGGAGAGGATTTTTGTTTCacaaatga